acagcagtgaacacaaacccggagcagtgggcagccatttatgctgcggcgcccgggcagcagttgggggttcggtgccttgctcaagggcacctcagtcgtggtattgagggtggagagagcgctgcacattcactccccccacctacaattcctgccggcccgagacttgaactcacaacccttggattgcaagtccgactctctaaccattaggccacaattCATTTGTGAGAGGGTCTTCATCCATTTTCTTTGGTTTGAACAACCTGCTTTTAAAGAACTTTTACTTACGTTAAATCCTCAATGCAAGGTCATATCCAGACCCACTCTCTGGACCAGAATTGATGAAGCTGCCAATCAGTTGAAGAAGACTTTGTTGTCACACCTTAGCAAAGTCAGCTATGTTGCCACCACTACTGATTGCTGGACTGCGCGCACCAGCAAAGTTACATAGGGGTGACAGCTCATTGGATAGATGAGGAAACCTTGGAGAGGAGATCCACCGCACTTGCTTGCCAGAGATTGAAAGGGTCACACACCTTTGATGTCCTGGCAGGCACTCTTGATGACATTCATTGTCAGTATAGAATAACGGGAAAAGTGGTAAAAACCACAACAGACAGTGGCTCAAACTTCATCAAGGCATTCAGTGTGTTTGGTGAGCAAAGCCAGACTGAGGAAGCAGAGTCCAAATCAGATCAAGACTCTTCTGAAGAGCCCAAAGCTGATTACCTGGACACATTCAGCATCCTGGAACAAGACAGCGGTCTTGAGTATCAGCTTCCTCCACATCAAAGGTGTGCATGCCACCTGTTAAATTTAGTTGCCACAACAGATGCTGCCTTGGCAGAAAAGAACAATGACACATACAAACGGCTATCACGTGCAGCCTTTGGGAAATGCCAAGCAATGTGGAACAAGTCAGGTCGGTCATACATGGCAGCAGAAATTGTTGAAGATAAATGCAAGCTCCAGCTCATCCGACCAAATAAGACTAGGTGGAACTCTACATACATGGCTGTGGAGAGAATCATAAGGATCATTCAAGAGAATGGTGAAGATGCCATCAGAAATGTCTGTGAAGAATTCAAAGTGAAAatgtgagtttaaaaaaaataataataatttcataagtATGAAATGACAAAGTTCccctttgtgtttctttttttatatatatttgtgtaaaattgtcaaaatacatttccatacttggctacacattCCACACCTATTCTTGGAagaagttttttaaaagttgcataTGTTTTATGTCCTACAGGCTGAGTCCCGCTGAAATTGTTTTCCTGACTGAGTATTGCACTGTTATGAAACCTGTTGTAAAGGCATTGAACATTCTTCAGTCTGAGACCAACACACACATGGGGTGGCTCCTGCCAGTGATCTTCCAATTACAAACAAAACTCATCAGACTGGAGACATCCTTCAAGATGTGTCTTCCCCTTATCAGAGCAGTTCAGGATGGTGTCCAAAAGCGCTTTGGTGGGATGATGCAAGAGCCTGAACTGATTGCTGCCTCAATCCTTAAGAACACATGGACTGAGAGGGGTGAAATCATAGAAGCAGGTATGATTTCATAGTGTAATCCGTTGGTAATTTCAATCCCAGTTTTGTCTACTTTGTTACTACTCAGTAATAGTGTGTTGTTAAGTGCAGTAATATTAATCTTTGCAGTTTCTGCATTGACAGAAATATTCATTATGCATTGTGTGTTGTCACTCAACAGGTCTGGTCTATGTGAGACAACATCTTGACCAGATGGCAGAGGCAGCTGTGGAGCAAGTCGGGCAACATTCATCAGACGAAGATGATTTCTTCTCCTCCATGAAGTCCAGAAGGTCACAAGGTACAGGGGAGCTAGATGGGTACCTTGCTTGTATCTCAAACAAAATGGATCTGCTGAACTCATTTCCACACATCAAAAACCTTTCTCTCAAACTCAACACTGGTCTTCCTGCCTCAGCCGCCTGTGAGCGTCTCTTCAGCTGTGCTGGACTATTGTTCACTGCAAAGCGGGCAAGGATGAACTCTGCTAACTTTGAAAATCAACTGCTGCTCAAACTTAACAAAAAGTTCATATAGTAAGGatgaacacacaaatacactgtaAAGATATACAGAAGGGCagggaaatgttaaaaaaaataccatgttgTTCATTTGACGTTTTGTTATTCCACAGGTCTGTTATCTGAAAATGGCACAGTTTTGTCTTAAATACTTGAAGGTCTCTGACCCAATTTAGATTTAAAGTTTTGTAGCACGACCCATTTGTATTTAGGAAAAGGATGCTCTACTGAATCCAGTTCACAGCCATATTCAGTGGttgtattgtttaaaatgttttatgagatGATCTGCAATAAATGACTCATATCTTCCTAAATAATttgaatggtttttatttttatttattttagaattttctgtattattgcactttaatttgtatttaatttgtgttccttCAATTAAAAACTAGTTTGAGATTTATATCCCCTTGTCTTTTTTGAACTACACTAGAATCCCCCGCTGTTAAAAAGTAACTTGGtaacttttactctgagtaaatttttaatgaggtactttttacttttacttgagtagattagACTGGTAACTTTACTTGTACTTCAGTAAAATTTTACTGAAGTagcagtacttttacttgagtccAAAATTTTattactctttccacctctgctgctccaaattctgaaaaaaaacagaggtgttaattatagacctaaaacctctgcatgtaataacctagaacgatGTCTAAGACtggatggctgctctgtcaattcttcgtcatcagttaggaacctaggtgtgctatttgatagcaatctttccttagaaagccacgtttctagcatttgtaaaaactgcagttttccatctcaaaattaaaatctaaattatgacctctgctctcaatgtcaaatgcagaaatgtttatccatgcgtttatgacctcaaggttagattattgtaatgctttattgggtggttgttctgcactcCAACTGGTTCAaaacgcagcagctagagttcttactagaaccagaaagtatgaccatattagcctggttctgtcaacactgcactggctccctattaaacatcttaaagattttaaaatcttgcctattacttataaagccctgaatggtttagcacctcagtatttgaacgagctctttgttacattatagtcctccacgtccgctccgttctcaaaactctggcaatttgataatacctagaatatcaaaatcaaccacgggcggcagatccttttgctatttagcgcctaaactctggaataacctacctaacattgttcgggaggcagacacactcttgcagtttaatctagattaaagacccatctctttaacctggcttacacataaacatactaactacacttctaatatccaaatccgtttaaaggatttttaggctgcattaagtTAGGTAAACCGGAagcacttcccataacacctgatgtacttgctacatcgttagaagaatggcatctacgctaatattagtctgtttctctcttattctgaggtcaccgtagccaccagatccagcctgtatccaggtcagatggacctctacagccctgaaacacagcggagaccaggacaactagatgagccccagatacagatcccctgtaaagaccttgtctcagaacAACCACCGGGACACAGACCACATGAACCTgtttgagtcctctgcacaatgtgacattgctgcagcctggaattgaactgcccGGTTTTGTCTggacagaggagaactggccccgcGACTGACCcactggtttctcccaaggttttttctccattctgtcaccgatggagttttggttccttgccattgtcgcctctggcttgcttagttggggacacttggaTAACTATGGATAATAGTTATCCATTGATTATCACTGGATTTGCCGAGGTTATGCTGGTCTATACAAATTTTCTAAGCACATtatcacatatttatttttctgaaattgtcctggtaagtttaaaacatttcatgGAGACTTTTGTCCCAATATTTATGTATTCTTATTAATATGGTATCATGTTTCAGATATTCTTGTGAATCTGGACTGCAGCtgcaatttcaaaatgtttggctaatcttttttttccctctttctctctctttaggaGTTGAAATGTCCACCAACAGGGTTTGGCAAAGAGTCAGGAAAGGCTACTGCTGCAACATGGCCTTGATTCATTGTAATGGATGAGGCTATTGGAAAGCGTCCCTCTGTTTCACCACCTGTTTTAATATCCCTCATCCATTCAGGGATGACCTGTGGCCATCAGCTTCATCTGTTTCTGTGGCTGCTTTCTCGACCCACCCCCACAAGCTGGACGCAAAAGTTTAAGATCCACTGATCTCTCTTAGACTTCCTAAagttggagggaaaaaaaagttgatgcaagagagagagagcagtggtGGAGCTGAGGTGATGCGTGTCCTGGCGTAAACAGACAAAACCAAGTAAACCCGTTAcaaagaggcatttgttgcatccagttgggacataattactgattataatgacttatactgtgtttttacgtgttgcgttgcatatcgcgctgcgtaaacataaaaccatgtctgcatttgtgatgggagaaatgacaaacaacaagcactactctataCTGCCTCCAAAACAATTGTGTTTGAATATcaagtggcaaattctttaaatcatatatactatatataattcttataatatatatatatatatatatatatatatatatgtatatatgtacttacaggctgtgagtcagaagcgccagactgtccttgcaaatttggaactgccccactttatagtaACAGCCTTtttgcacagaagcattgtagaCTACTCTAAAGGTTAAGGAAACAGTCTTCTGTAAAATCGGTTGGCTGATTTAATGaagggcttgcggcaaccacatgttaGTTAAGGAAACAGTCTTCTGTAAAATCGGTTGGCTGATtgagttgatgtatttcctcagtgaccagcacggatcagccacAGGCATGACCGAAGTgaatatcgtcctcttttggaaggcccaacaaagtagtttggctttcacactgaaaacacacagcgTTCCAAAcacatggcggcaacaacaatactacagcgagaataaaaacctaagccttctttctttgcatcaACATTTggctgtgttatgcaaatcttcccacatcgtgtacgtagacatgtggggtttgtgtttaaacgaggcattttaggagggcatggacaagtctaactattataaaagaatatctctttggatttgagactttagtctttgcaactttacagatctttctTTATAGCacccaagagcttgtaatactccaaagagaaaggaataatTGAACTAGCATCATAATGccctttaaaacttaaatattgttaaatgctTACATAAAACAACAATTCCAACAATTCTTTAATGTTATAGATTGGGCCCTAGGCATAGTGCTGGGTAAAGCATGCTTCAGCAATGCCCTCATAGTGCCTGTTCAACCTCTACAAAAACTTCACCAATCTCCTTCACTTCAGCTTCTGTAGGCCTTCTTGTGATGACTGGATTACAGCTGATGGAGTGGTACGGTTGTCATTGGGCAACACTGAAAGCTCTGATGAAATTGTTCCACAGGCAAGCCAAAAAAGATTCAATGGTCGGAAGgaaataaatgtaagttttcCCTCAAACATGGTTATCCCTCTGAACATCAAAATATGCCTCCAGAATGGGCACTGTATGGTCCTAAGTATATTGTGTTAGGCTTCCCGGGTGTTACcctgaaagaagaaaaattagTGCAAGTTGGAAACCAGGAAggattctgggaaatgtagtgcTGCGATGCCCAACAGAATCCAACTAGGAAGGGAGGATGGGTGGCGTGCCCCTGGTGCACCGCGAACAGTGAAAGCGGAGGTGGTTCAGGACAAGATGGGAAACCTCCCAGGTGTCATCAGGGATACAGGGTACCCAAGGAGGCACCATCAACACAGGAAGCCATTGAGGCACGGTAGCACCGGAGGCGCAAAAGCTGGGAGATGGACTATAAGGAGTGCCAGCTGAGAGACTATTATCTATAATTGTCCGGTTGTACAGGTATACCAGGGAGGTGCAGGGACCAGTTTAGAAAGTAATGGCGGATGTCAGATGAACAGGGAGCTGCCATGGGGGTGCTGGTGGCACAGGGCTAACAGGCCTTATAGTTAAAGCCTCCATGGCCGTGACAAGGGAGGCTAGGGACATTGAGAAACTGGAATGGCCACCCTCAAAGAGTAGCACAGGGTAAACTGGAGGCATGGGAACAAACCATCGTGGCCGTGACGAGAAGGCTGGTGATGGTCGCTGTAGCTATGACATGAGGGAGCTAGGAGCATTGAAGCAATCAGAACAGCCTCTTTGGCTGGACGACCTCTTGCTTGGGGTTCCATTATAGGTTTTTTGGTGTGCTGCCCAAATACACATTATTGCTAAAGTCAACAACTGACAACTTGTCAAGCAACAGTCAAACATTGGCCGAGAAGAGCGTGGGAAGAGAGTTGGGTCTGTTACTAGCCTTTAGCCTGGCTGTCCCAGGCCAGCCTGCTGTCTACCTTCTGCTTCGCACACACTACTTTCTCCCACCCCTTAGCTGGTGTGTATTGGCTCCTCCAGCTTACTGTCCTCGGGGCCTTGGTATGCCCAACAATGGCTTTCTCTGGTTTCAATCACTGTCTTGGGATTGATTGAGTTGAAAGAAAGTTCAGATTAAACTGAACTTCCACCACAACCATTTTGTACTGACATACTTGCTGATAATTGAGAAGCCTGTGCAATACTGGGCAACAGAAGTATCtaagttgaattaaaaaaataagactgattTCACCTTGGCAACCGCTAGTTGGTCTGATAGGTCTTAAGACCCGTCTCAACTTAGAGGTTTAAGATTGCAATGGCCTGGATACTAATTACTTCCAGACAAAGTGAGCAACACTAATcacaatgcagtgttttatagTAAGACAGCACTCTTAAATCTCAGGGCCATTTTATTCACAGTAAAATTCCTTTGAGTTTGAGTTGGCACAGCTATGTTAAAAAAGAGCCATAACATTAAAATTTCTCTGAATTTGCTGTAAATTCTACTGTAAACCTGGTCAGACAGCAGTTGTCAgaatacaattacaaaataaaaatataattatatacacatacatacatacatatttatttacttttaaatacaacaatacattacatttttttggaTGTTTGTTACAGTGTATTCTTTTTCTCTGGGCAGTTCTATTTCTGAGATCTTCACATagcttttttttcatctgttataGATAGTTTTCCATTATCAGGTATTCATTTCTTTTGAGGGCAACTGCTCTTATAAATCAGCAAAATACCACAAAAGGAGTTTGCTCTGAATCATATAACTCCTCTGTAGGGGTCATGGAGACTGTGCAGTTTAGTCAGATTGTCTACATTTTAACGCTGTTTTGCACCACCCATAAATGTGATttcatataacaatttattaGTAGCATTTGTAATTATTGACATCCTATCTGCAGTTTGAATGTATCCATTTACTGGTGAATGAGGTCGGGTCattgtcttatttttattgatcacagtaaatataattcaaattatttattaataggtTTGCAACTGAATGTATGTTTAAGCAGCTCTGGCACTGAAACAAGCAAAGATGCTTGCTCTATAATTGCAAGAAACAAAATGATGACCCTTAATATTTGCTCGCCTTCATCTACTAAAGATGCACATGAAGGTGAATGGGACAAAGTTATTTAGATCTTATTGCACTGAATTTTTAGGAGTTTCTTCAGCCATAAGGGACAGTCAATATGGGCTTATTTTCCGGTTGATCTTTTATTGTGCATTCTTTAATGCATTTGTAGGAGTGTGATGGATCGTTGCTtctcacagaccatattgctacaacgcaCTGTGCTGCAGATTTGCCCATACAAACATTAGAAGATTAGACCTCCTGTCGCCATCGCCGTTCCAAACCCTCAACGTCCGTTCCGACCTGTCCACAATGCCCGCCGTCTTCCTGCCGCCCAACCGCTCAACCGATCCAGAAACGCAGCGAGGTTCACCTGTCGTTCAGCCCACACCCTCCTCCCATCGCCCAACCACGTTCCGCCCACGCCCAAATCACACATCACTGGCACGTTTCAACATGTACCTAAACTCACTCAGTTCAGTCTTATGCTCTCCAGAGTTTGGCGCTTCTGCAAGTGAActgacgccttgtggtgccatccccaAAGAgtgttcaaaatcactctcacagacttttttcCTGACTGctcagctggtggaatgacctccccaTCTTCAttcaacagctgagtctttactcatttttaaaaaacatctaaagacctCATCTTTTTGCCtcgcacttaaccaactaatacttcagtacttaccttttctttttcttttgtctatcatattcaaaaaaaaaaaaaaactctattaaTGGTTCTGTAccagactaactgagacttgtcatagcaacTTTTGTATACCGCTGTTGCTTCTCGCTGATCTGATTGTTTATTGTTCTTTCATTTGTAAGtcagctttggataaaagcgcctgctaaaatgataaatgtaaatgtaatgtaaatggtactgttttttgcctttttgttctgttttcaaaCCTTTTGGCTGAAGTCTGGgccttgcttgtttgtttgttttctcatcatttttattgttttt
This portion of the Cyprinus carpio isolate SPL01 chromosome A15, ASM1834038v1, whole genome shotgun sequence genome encodes:
- the LOC109063931 gene encoding uncharacterized protein LOC109063931, yielding MWNKSGRSYMAAEIVEDKCKLQLIRPNKTRWNSTYMAVERIIRIIQENGEDAIRNVCEEFKVKMLSPAEIVFLTEYCTVMKPVVKALNILQSETNTHMGWLLPVIFQLQTKLIRLETSFKMCLPLIRAVQDGVQKRFGGMMQEPELIAASILKNTWTERGEIIEAGLVYVRQHLDQMAEAAVEQVGQHSSDEDDFFSSMKSRRSQGTGELDGYLACISNKMDLLNSFPHIKNLSLKLNTGLPASAACERLFSCAGLLFTAKRARMNSANFENQLLLKLNKKFI